The DNA window CTGAAAATACTGCACATGAATGAGCGCTCTACAATCAATTGGTAACACAACTCAcaggatttttaaaaataaattctcctcaatttctttcttctacacTTTTTAATTCATCTCAAGCAACCAGTAACAAAAGGAACAATACCAGAACGGAACGCCTCAGCGTCATCTTGGTCCTGTCCTTGCCCTCCATCATCTTCGTCTTGCCAAGCTTCGGTTTCCATTGtcgtttcttcgttttttcgtaGTTTCTTTCTTCGCTTGATTTGTTGTTTGTCTTGTTCGGATTCGCTTTCAGAACCATCACCATTCGCAACTTTTAGCTGCAGAAGGTTGTTTTAAGAATAGCAAAATTGAAACCTGACCCATAGAACTCGAGGGCATTAAGACAAAAACATTCTGATGTTATAAAAATGCAATGCGGAGCTATTTCCCTTTGATAAATATTCGttagaaatgaagagaaatttctgccCACCTTTCTCGTCGGTCGTGGATCATCTTCATTGTCGCTGTCACTGCTTGATTGACGACGCAAACTCCGTCGGTCAACAGATCGTTTTTCAATATCTTCTTCGTAACTTGACTCCATTTTGGAGACGTCAGTTTGAGATGACTGGAAATAGAAGAGATAGAAATCTTTCATCTCATAacaactgaaaacaaaaagttctATGCATGAAGACattgaaacaatttttattttatttttcattggaaaaaGATTTGAAGTTTACCTTTCCGGGAGCTGCCACCTGGTTTTCTGCGATCccttttcttcgaatttcgtCGCACCTAAcactttttccttgttttttcatCGAATTCACCATCGGGATCTGAAGCCTTTGAATTTGtccattgcaaaaaaagatatgcaaaTTCTATGAGGGTAAATGTGCTAAAAGAGTTATACAACTCACGGTTGATAACGTTCCACGGAAAGGGTTAAAGTAGCTCAAACACTCTAGGTATCTACAAGTCGCGAATCTTCACAATATGTAAAAGATTCAAAACATGAGAACCCGAAACCTATGTTCAGATATCTTTTCATATCTTTCCAAGCTGCAGCGGATCAACGTGCAGAAAGTCATCAACCGAACATGGAGAAAGTTGAGTGGGCGGCATAGATGTGATCACAAATTACCAGGGGTTAGCGGAAAAACGATGACACCACTATTTGTTACAGAGACGAGATTGATTAAATAGTGAAGTAATTCTTGGTCAAGTTCAACCCTTATCTTCTGTATGAGGATGTGCCAACAAACCATGGTGTCTTCATCCTCCAGCATATCCGTAACATCCACAATATCGTTGTCAGACGCATACATCTCATCCTCTGATCCACCCAACATTTGGTGATCAATACTTGTACCTTTCACAGGTTcgccttttccttttttcttaccaCCTTTGAATGCAACTTTATGATGTTTTCTGTAACAGGGGAAACTTTCGTTATACTGTCGCTGCGAAACAAAACAATGCACCAATCTAACTGCTCACCCATTCCTGTTAATCTTCGTTATATCAGCTGCCCTCCGGCTCCTTTTTTGCACCACAGCATCGCCATCCTCAGTTAAGTCAGCCTAAACTATTGTTTAACTAATCCCACTAACAAATCATCTTTCACTTTAACAGCAACTTCTTCAATCGCTTACTTTGAAGTAACGTTTtggcctttttttcaaaacggtTCCACCAACTGATGCTTCCCGGAACTAAAATCACATGTGAAATCAAGGACGCTCATGTattgaaaaacacaaaattccaACGATGCTGAACTGGTTCACTATATTTTTATCGTAGCAAAAATACTGCACAATAAACAGAAACTTCACTCCGCAAATCACACAAGTCGAGGagattttcttcaactttAACTTACTTCACAAATCCAACAATAATTCTGCTTGAAGAATGTTCAAAAGGCGGTTATATGCCGGCATTCCAGAATTTCCTTAAGACTCGGAATAATCTCTTCGATTCGAAAAAGTGTTCAGGAAAGTTTCCTCATTTATTGTACTAGCTTGTAGATGCTACCCGCGAGGTTTGATGACGCTCACTTCAAAAACTGCCCTTGTTTACAACATTGTAGCAGTGCTAGTCTGACATGTAAGGAACAGAAAATACAGTTATAACGTTACAGATAACAGTTACAAATTTATGCAGTAATTCTAACAACTCGCCTTCTTTTTGAACTTATTCGGCTTGGAAGCGAAAGAGCTCGCTTTCTTAGGGAACGTTCTTTTTGGTGCTTCTTCAGACATCTAAAAAGAGTGCCTAGGCGAATATGAGTATAATTAGGCCATGTAATGGATTCACCCGTAGTCAATAGAAAATTACAGACAACTGCACAGCTGCTGactaaaattcaaatttatttgcaatgaaaaaaaaagaaaaaaaacgctttgtacaacaaaaaaaaataccagaaaaCCTATCAAGTGGCAGCCTAGGTCCTTTCTACAAGACATGACAAGGGTGAATTAACGAGATAGATTAATGCAGATAAACACACGGAGAATCGTAACCTGTAGAGACTAGAGGAGAAAAACGCGGCCTAAAACACACCTAACAACATGCTTTAGCTTTATGAAAGCCTCGGGAGAAGCGCAAATGTTTAATGAGAGGAATTTATGCTTGAAACGCTGAGGCATACGTACGAGTACAAGAACTGTAACTGAAACAGACTTTTACTCCGTGGTAGGGGTGTTATTTCCACCACAACATCGCTTTTAGTGCTTTTGAATCTAGTCAGTTGACCGAAACCCAGAGAGGTTCACTACGGATAACCCTCAATTGACGAAAATGTTCCAAAATTCTGCAATGTTATAAGGACCCAAACTAATCCTTAGAAGTGGCGCTACTAATTGAAACAACTactaacaaaattaaaattcccaCAACTGCAACTACGGGTACGTTCAAGAAAAAGTGATACATTGTATGCGTTCTCATGCAATACTACTTATTTTCGCTCTACACCGAATGCAGCTTAGTGCACCAATTAAAAAGTCGCTAGAATTCAAATATACGCTCATTCAATTGCAGTAAATGGTATGCTCAATGATGCCTCAGGATAAAAAGCACAAACtccttgaaaaatatgaagcaTTCGACACATCAGCTATACAGGATGAAATGTAGAGAAATTTTAACGCAAAGCGGATTACCACAAAAACGAAAGTAGAAATTACTTGAGTGCTGgacaagaagaaggaagaaagaggcACAATGCAAGATAacccttcaaatttcttttcctatgaGTTGGCTGCACAGAAACTTCGaaaattactaattaattaaaaatggGTTTTTGATTCATTCAACACAACAACTAAGGCAGCACGAATGTGTTTTCTGCTATATAAACTAATGGAGTCAATATCTATTATCAGAACATTTAAGAGCGATAATTCTCAATTCTTATAATGAAATGGGAAGAATGGAACACATTACTAACATGAAAAGATTAATACTGCTGACGCGAGAAAATCGCTCGAAAATTCATAATTTCACACATGCAAATTAAATACAGGTTTTTGCAAAGGTTACACGCCGTAAGTACACGAAGGAAACTCACAAGATACTCAGCAGGTTTGACAAAGTTTTTAGCGCTTCCACAGAGACTTTCTTAGTGCTTCCACAAACAGGAGAGTCTTTCGTTCTCCAAATTTGATAAACTTTTACTACACGTTCATGAACTGAGGAGGAGATTCATTGTCATCGTCATCCTGTTGACTCGTCTCATCGTCCTCAACGTCTTCTTCGCTTGTTCCTGGAAGAGTAGATCGCAACACAAGCCGACTGCGTGCGTCGCTCTCCGGCATTGCAGATTcttgaataaatataaaaatcttgaataaagAAAGATATGGTCTGAAATTTCGACAAAAATAAGTACACCTTTTCCCCTaggggaaaaaacagaaaatttgcaTTGGTACAGTACAAGTATTACAATAAGATAGAACCAATGAAGAATTGACCTATTtgaagtccaaaaaaaaagctccttACCATCCATTTGGCTGAGCTGTGGGACACAAAACATGCTCTGAGCTTGATTTGCAGCAATACTTGCTCCATAACCAGTGGTCGTTGCAGTGCTTTTTCTAAGGCTCTCCTCATGCATTCCCCTCAAGAATAGCGTTTGAATTCGCATGTCCGCTCCGGCTGTATCCATGCCAACGCCTACGAATGAAATGAGACTTGAATTTCAGTTGAACAATGTAAGTCATGCTGGCACGAAAATTGACGGCACTCACCACTTTGCTGCAGGCTTCGTGTTAGCGAATCCACTAACTGCGGATTCACTTGGTGTAGGGTTGACAATAAACCGCATACAGTGGAATCAAGTGGGCCATCAACACGATGAAGTCCGTCTCCTATGAAAATAAACCTTCGCTTaatagaaaaagcaaaaacttcCTAAACTCTAAACTGAGCCTTGTGTAACTCGGGTAGCATAGTGTACAAATCTAACCCAATGATCCATTAGCTAGAATAGATTTAAAAGAGAACGAGGAAAAGATGGCTATCTACGTTTATGAACGTAGTTGGGGTTGTTTCAAATGAAGTATCTAATTTTTCaggtcttaaaggcatcaccccactaatctggagtggtacggatttccggtggggTATTTGtatagggggtcgtagattatggggaggagggtgattccgttcatttcttcctaattgccgtagaaagtggcccggaagatacggcttcgagcgttccggcgcactattttctacaaggagttcgattagagcgcgccagccctatgcggcgccgcatcttccgggccgttttttaaggccattaggaagaaatgggtggaatcacacccctctccacaatctactatcccgtatacgaatactccacctgaaataagtaccaccccagattcgtggggtgatgcctttaaccagtCGTTAGTCTTGACAACAAACCCTTTCTGCTTATCCTTGTTTGGATTTTTAGTAATTATCCACTTTTTAGTAATTAATTATAGGTTTTCCATTAAACCAAATGCAATACAACAAACAATAACAAGAAACGTGAAGAGCGAGATAATATCCAACCCAATAcacatgtaaaaaaaacttcaaaaattgatcCAGAATCTGGTGAGCTCGTCCAAGCtgctacatttgaaaaaaaaacctcagtgTCCTTACCAATGAGAGTATTCCGGGGCGGAGACGTCCTAAGAGACGGCACTAGGGAATGCATGGAATCCAATAGTAGATTTCGCTCACCACTAAGAGTACCAGGATGAACGGCAGATGAAACATCTTGTTCCATCTAAATTTACCAATTCAAAAATCACTACTGAATTATCAAATCTAACGTttaagttagaaaaaaaaacaaatactagCCCTGGTTCTGAATCGTTGCAGAAACTGTTCACTAGCTGGTGGTGGTTTCCATTCTGGATTAGTGGACATGAAGTGGAGCACGGAAAGTTCAGTTTTTCCATCTAGTGCAGGGACTAAATTGAAAGATTGTAGCGCTTTTGATCCTTTCAGCACTTTTCTGCACAAACCTGCACTAGGCTTTGATGCAGAGCCATTCCACTTCATATCGCCATGTCTTCCTACATCCATAAGTGCGTAGGAGCAAATATCACCGAGGCCATTTACCCGTACTGTGTTGTCATGGAAAAACCGCACTAATTCGCGACAGTTAGGACGGATCCTGGAGCAAAAATATTCCATACGAAACGTTATCGAACAGTAAAATCCGAATCATAACTAGCCTACAATCTACTTCTAAAAAAGTaccaaaaaaggagaacaaatGGGGTGAGGATAGGGCTGCTCAATTCTTGGAGTAGGAACATCCACTTAAGTTGGAAGAATTGTTCGAATTCGCGTCGGACTTGCTCGGTGTGTGCCTAATAAAATCGAATAAAGTTTTAAAAGATGACATAGTCTAATTTCGTTATAAAACCAAAGATAGATAGCAGAAAATGGAAGTCTTCTTTGGAAACGTGAATAGCGTAgtgaacaaattaaaaatgacTGATAATAATTCTCACCTGTCCTTTCCACTCCGACGGCACATAATGCAGTTCGCTTGTAACATGTGTTAGCAACACTTCCGGCTGCCAGACAAGATTTTCGTCAGAGATCATTCCATGGCAAACTACCATGACAACTCCACAAACAGAAATCACCGTTAACACATGTTCAACCTGGAACGTTATGGTGAATAGATCCCAGAAGATCCCTCCATAATTTCGGAAATTGCGCTTTTGTGGTGCTACTTGCATTAGCTATCTTTGCAAACGATCTCCGCAAAAAGAATAAACTTGATTCATAGAGTGAAAGTGAATGGTTTCCAACTGGAATTAGGCAACACCTGCTTTTCTGATCTTTTCGTTAACTAACTGTGCAACTTTCACGTTGGTTGGTTGTTCTATAAATAACAACTGTTGATCTAACCTGAAGTACATCCTCATCCCATGCTGACAAGATTGCCAGTACGCCGGCTATCGCTCCAGCAATAAATGCGATGTTTTTCGCGAATATTTCTGTTAACGTCGAGTAGAACTGGTTTAAGTAAGCATTTGCATACACATGTGATCTATTCAGTCGTGCAGCTAGTTCGTGATTGAGTTCGTTGAAATGTCTGACTCGATACcttaagaagaaaagtaagatATCCTACACAGGAATCCATGAAGTCGTTTTTAAATCGACTCTTTGAAGAAATCATTATCGTATTATCGAGAACAAAGAAGCACACTCATACAGGGAGAAAATCGGCAATCACAAGTGTTTTCGAACaggttatgtttttttttccttgacaaATACCCAACCATTGCGTCATAAATTAACCCGGATTTCCTTGAGAGCAAATAAATGCGACAAAATATGACGCGAAGCaaaagccaagaaaaaaaaacaggaaccgAAACAAATCAGGTATCGATGCGATataaaacgaagaaacaaACTGAATAAAGAGCTAAATGAATCACTTTTTGACTTTAGAAGAAAGCtggaaaaagtaggaaaagcAAAGAGGCATACTTCATCAAATTATCTTAATATCTACTCACCTTCCATAATTCGAGTATCTCCGCATTCCGAGAGCGTCAGGGCGCCTTTTGATCAGTTCGGATAGTGTAAAGAATGAGTAAAGAATTTGGTACAAAAATATTAGTGGGAAGAACATAAGGTTCAGCAGACCATACATCGCAACCTAAATTCACCCAATAGCTTTTAGATGAGGAACAAGATCCAGTAATACTAAAGCATTCATTAATATCTCTGAAGCAGTATCTTACATCCTTTTCCATTTGCCTGGTCAACAACTCGAGATTATCAAGGTCCTTGTATTCCTCTTTCAGGTACGGTCCTGCCCACGGAGACGTGGATCTGAATCAAACTGTTCTTCGCGTGTTAACTGGCAATTTAAAaccagaaaagagaaaaaaaaaacgaaaagaaacgaaataatAATCCTGGCTCCTTCTTCAAAATAACGCCAAACGATGTTTGAGACAGATTCAAACGGTCACCGCAATTGTaagaaattatattatatcaaagcttgcaaagaaaaatcatcgcCCTCAcccgaaaaataaaatacgcCGTATATTAGATTTAAGTCCGTTGGGAAAATATGGTACAGGACCAATAAAAGGCACATTGAATACCGGTGGAAGAACTCGCTGAAATATATGAATAgcaaaaaaacataacaacaaatataacatcagaaaataaaatataaggtattacaataacaatacaaaaataaaatgcttgCCCACCGTATTCACCAACGCAACAAGATAATTTTTGAACCTTAGGATGCGATTGTAAAGATCGATTGGTGTGACGTGATCTCTATCAACAATTAATTGCAAACGTTTTTggacctttgaaaaaaaatatataatagatAAGCAAACGGCAATAAAGTGAGAATTCTCCAACCTCACAAATCTGCTTCACTACTGAGTGCCATGTGAGATTCGACAATTGAGCATCTTCGATTAACAAGGCAGAATGGTAAAAGAGTTGAATCTTGAACgaataaaaaggaatttcGGCTTTTACTTGTGTAAATAAGAATTCCACAACGccactacagaaaaaaatcaaacaaagacAGCTAGAATAACAGTTAAATCGAAAGCGAAACAAATGCGCATATTGTTGGTAATGCGAACATCTtgaactagaaaaaaacaaacctcaTGCAATTGCAATAAGTAATAGGTAGTCTTGACGACTCGTGATATCCAAAATATGATAGCAACGAGTATCGAGAATACAACTAACGGATGAAGATGACTCGCACAGCTCTCGACAACTGCATCCTTAAATATCAAAACTAATATTTCCATTCTTGGGCAGGGTATGGAAACGTAAAGTTTGGGAATGAAACGACGGAAAAATTGGGAAGTtgcaagaagaagagaaaaatagacaATGTGGGCGAAACTCCAAACAAATTACTCAAACTTACATTAAAACTTCGCTTTCCCGTAATCGCGGCACCCGTGGCTGTTACATTTTTGTTAGCGAAGAGCACATCATAATCAATACAT is part of the Necator americanus strain Aroian chromosome V, whole genome shotgun sequence genome and encodes:
- a CDS encoding hypothetical protein (NECATOR_CHRV.G20479.T2), which gives rise to MSEEAPKRTFPKKASSFASKPNKFKKKFREASVGGTVLKKRPKRYFKADLTEDGDAVVQKRSRRAADITKINRNGKHHKVAFKGGKKKGKGEPVKGTSIDHQMLGGSEDEMYASDNDIVDVTDMLEDEDTMIPMVNSMKKQGKSVRCDEIRRKGIAENQVAAPGKSSQTDVSKMESSYEEDIEKRSVDRRSLRRQSSSDSDNEDDPRPTRKLKVANGDGSESESEQDKQQIKRRKKLRKNEETTMETEAWQDEDDGGQGQDQDDAEAFRSEMADLPLFKVREMKAKLGIKLFNKVYFGKAETEKKLEENKKRRIDAKKDEHRGQHRPKEISSKKPVSTFRPVYQNITKKKRDPRFDSRAGEFKERCFDDNYHFLEELKKEEREELSREAAACDERGETETAERIRETIRRMDNREKTKAERRMKQETLKELRQENIDRMMRGEKPVFKTKAQVKIMNLEKKFKQLKKDNKLDKYMKRKAKKEAHKESNAKPSFERMYGYQ
- a CDS encoding hypothetical protein (NECATOR_CHRV.G20480.T1), with product MWSSRNKKSYQRIDDDYEDGDQRASACNSILPIVNTGRNMLFGGGPSHSESAPLISGSSTPGDAYNPPPSTHVVGSSRHDEANPTPPAMSSSSRRNDHRWDHIDNLDRFFTLVYEYHQGGGFVTIAVKKVFGLAQFVFVVTFSTFFMQCIDYDVLFANKNVTATGAAITGKRSFNDAVVESCASHLHPLVVFSILVAIIFWISRVVKTTYYLLQLHEIQLFYHSALLIEDAQLSNLTWHSVVKQICEVQKRLQLIVDRDHVTPIDLYNRILRFKNYLVALVNTRVLPPVFNVPFIGPVPYFPNGLKSNIRRILFFGSTSPWAGPYLKEEYKDLDNLELLTRQMEKDVAMYGLLNLMFFPLIFLYQILYSFFTLSELIKRRPDALGMRRYSNYGRYRVRHFNELNHELAARLNRSHVYANAYLNQFYSTLTEIFAKNIAFIAGAIAGVLAILSAWDEDVLQVEHVLTVISVCGVVMVVCHGMISDENLVWQPEVLLTHVTSELHYVPSEWKGQAHTEQVRREFEQFFQLKWMFLLQELSSPILTPFVLLFWIRPNCRELVRFFHDNTVRVNGLGDICSYALMDVGRHGDMKWNGSASKPSAVPALDGKTELSVLHFMSTNPEWKPPPASEQFLQRFRTRMEQDVSSAVHPGTLSGERNLLLDSMHSLVPSLRTSPPRNTLIGDGLHRVDGPLDSTVCGLLSTLHQVNPQLVDSLTRSLQQSGVGMDTAGADMRIQTLFLRGMHEESLRKSTATTTGYGASIAANQAQSMFCVPQLSQMDESAMPESDARSRLVLRSTLPGTSEEDVEDDETSQQDDDDNESPPQFMNV